In Pomacea canaliculata isolate SZHN2017 linkage group LG12, ASM307304v1, whole genome shotgun sequence, a single genomic region encodes these proteins:
- the LOC112553495 gene encoding mpv17-like protein 2: MKTLRLALRPFLVSLQRTKNRLFAPDLLLYTNTAITVAMSISGDLMQQHYQAIKKPKAPDWDKRRTTHMALAGFVIGPFAHYWYVLLDRLLPGRTARTMVKKVLLDQLVCSPAYLMLLMVSLGVLEGQTLSQLKTEIKNKGAVLYLGEWVVWPPAQVVNFYFLPLKYRVVYDNSICLLYDIFWSYVWYDMDNYDSKREGKSEQTILNSEGAGGKFICSMKLDNDLIHYTF, translated from the coding sequence ATGAAAACCCTACGTTTGGCACTGCGGCCATTTCTAGTGTCACTTCAAAGAACCAAGAACAGGCTTTTTGCACCTGATCTCCTGCTTTACACTAATACTGCAATCACAGTTGCAATGTCCATCTCTGGTGACTTGATGCAGCAGCACTATCAAGCTATCAAGAAGCCGAAAGCACCTGACTGGGACAAGAGAAGAACTACTCACATGGCCTTGGCAGGGTTTGTTATAGGACCTTTTGCACACTACTGGTATGTTCTCTTAGATCGTTTACTGCCTGGCCGGACAGCCCGAACTATGGTAAAAAAGGTGCTTCTGGACCAGTTGGTATGCTCACCGGCATACCTGATGTTACTGATGGTGAGTCTAGGAGTGCTTGAAGGCCAGACATTGAGTCAGCTTAAGACAGAGATTAAGAATAAAGGAGCTGTTCTCTATCTGGGAGAGTGGGTTGTCTGGCCTCCAGCTCAAGTAGttaacttttactttcttcCATTAAAGTATAGAGTTGTGTATGATAACAGCATCTGTTTACTGTATGATATATTTTGGTCCTATGTGTGGTATGACATGGACAATTATGATtcaaagagagaaggaaaatctgaacaaactattttaaattcAGAAGGGGCTGGGGGTAAATTTATATGTTCGATGAAATTAGACAATGATTTGATACATTACACATTTTAG
- the LOC112553494 gene encoding uncharacterized protein LOC112553494: MMRRPGLGPSPVPVPPGKVSNVTNSNDPAAKESRVFVGNLNTFVLSKEDVDAIFHRYGVVTGISMHKGYAFVQFNHPAEARRAVAFENGQLYAGQPLDLNIVSEPKQRPAQKRQMGAGNDRRPPVRSSPSMPPLKKPRQESVNPSLQRTLVTLSSNTRPSNRRPAQSAVRQTAAAAVKRATATVTKAAAVAAANSTPVTNATQNAVTPKAVCTNTTDILICGVCKMQFTSLHSLAQHKKVPCRLRVSSQAQTNSPTSNAEEPGQLDCSSCDARFDSAWALCQHCQTEHKMSIFKSEESAAGSGEEISGNASIAQGSETTEDKSQEVKEDSGEEKISTIDAANKTPTKKQ; encoded by the exons ATGATGCGCCGTCCAGGTCTTGGTCCTTCTCCTGTTCCAGTTCCACCAGGGAAAGTCAGCAATGTGACAAACTCAAATGATCCAGCTGCTAAGGAGTCCCGTGTTTTTGTAGGCAACCTTAACACTTTTGTATTGTCCAAAGAAGATGTAGATGCTATTTTCCATCGGTATGGTGTTGTGACAGGTATCTCCATGCACAAAGGATATGCATTTGTGCAGTTCAATCACCCTGCAGAAGCTCGGAGGGCTGTTGCCTTTGAAAATGGCCAGCTGTATGCCGGGCAGCCACTTG ATCTAAATATTGTTTCTGAGCCAAAACAGAGGCCTGCACAGAAGCGGCAAATGGGAGCAGGAAATGACAG GCGGCCTCCAGTCAGATCCAGTCCTTCTATGCCCCCATTGAAAAAGCCTCGACAAGAGTCTGTCAATCCTTCCTTACAGCGTACTTTGGTCACCCTGTCCAGTAACACACGGCCTAGCAACCGTCGCCCTGCTCAGTCTGCTGTGAGACAGACTGCTGCCGCTGCTGTTAAGCGGGCCACTGCTACTGTCACCAAAGCTGCAGCAGTTGCAGCAGCAAACTCGACCCCAGTTACGAATGCAACACAAAATGCTGTCACTCCTAAGGCTGTTTGCA CTAACACAACTGATATCCTGATCTGTGGGGTGTGCAAGATGCAGTTTACTAGTCTTCACAGTCTTGCACAGCACAAGAAAGTTCCGTGTCGACTAAGAGTGTCCAGCCAAGCCCAGACCAACAGTCCCACATCAAATG CTGAGGAGCCTGGTCAGCTAGACTGTTCTTCCTGTGATGCACGGTTTGATAGCGCATGGGCTTTGTGTCAGCATTGCCAAACAGAACACAAAATGAGCATTTTTAAGTCTGAG gAGAGTGCAGCAGGGTCAGGTGAAGAAATTTCTGGGAATGCTTCTATAGCTCAG GGATCTGAAACAACAGAAGATAAATCTCAAGAAGTGAAGGAAGATAGTGGGGAAGAAAAGATAAGCACCATTGATGCTGCCAATAAAACTCCCACCAAGAAGCAGTAA